A window of the Roseovarius sp. S88 genome harbors these coding sequences:
- a CDS encoding ABC transporter permease, giving the protein MQDFGAAFGLAFELVLRADGDLVEIVLLSLRVSLSAALLACAIGLPLGAFLAVSRFRGRGTAIVVLNALMGLPPVVVGLLVYLHLSRAGPLGFLGLLYTPTAMIIAQTLLITPIIAALSRQVLDDLNAEYSDQFKAFGLSRLQAMRALIWDARYALTTVALAGFGRAIAEVGAVMIVGGNIDHVTRVMTTAIALETSRGELALALALGLVLMLLALGINAAVQGVRLSAERRAYA; this is encoded by the coding sequence ATGCAAGATTTTGGAGCAGCCTTCGGCTTGGCCTTTGAGCTCGTGCTGCGCGCGGATGGCGATCTGGTTGAGATTGTTCTTCTGTCGCTGCGTGTCAGTCTCAGTGCGGCTTTGCTGGCCTGTGCGATCGGATTGCCGCTGGGGGCGTTTCTGGCGGTCTCCCGGTTTCGCGGACGCGGGACGGCAATCGTGGTTCTGAACGCTCTGATGGGGTTGCCGCCGGTTGTTGTCGGATTGCTGGTGTATCTGCATCTGTCCCGCGCAGGGCCTTTGGGGTTTCTGGGCCTGCTCTACACGCCCACCGCCATGATCATTGCCCAGACCCTTCTGATCACACCCATCATTGCCGCCTTGTCGCGGCAGGTGCTGGACGATCTGAATGCGGAGTATTCCGATCAGTTCAAAGCCTTTGGTCTCAGCCGATTGCAAGCAATGCGAGCGCTCATTTGGGATGCGCGCTATGCACTCACGACCGTGGCTCTGGCCGGGTTTGGACGGGCCATCGCAGAGGTGGGTGCCGTGATGATCGTCGGCGGCAACATTGATCATGTGACGCGGGTGATGACCACGGCCATCGCGCTAGAGACTTCGCGGGGAGAACTGGCGCTGGCGCTGGCGCTCGGGCTTGTGCTTATGCTCTTGGCGCTTGGCATCAATGCCGCTGTCCAGGGCGTACGCCTGAGCGCAGAGAGGCGGGCCTATGCGTGA
- a CDS encoding acetate--CoA ligase family protein: protein MTPAKRQNFERLLNPRHIAFVGGADAVVAVGETRRAGFQGQMWVVNPKRDTLAGIACVPQLEDLPEAPDAVFLAIPAAAVSDAVRRLAQMGAGGIVCYSAGFGEAHAAGRALEEDVRAALGDMVLIGPNCYGLINYIGKSALWPFAHGGSCPGYGAAIITQSGMFSSDITMSQRSLPMAYMMSVGNQADLGLTELVDLLCDREEVRAIGLHIEGLSDVPAFERVSLKALQAGKPIVALKTGRSAIGQSLTLSHTGSLAGSNELYEALFARTGIISVTNPSQFLETLKYLCVVGAPDGKEVLGFTCSGGGATMLADHGEAIGLRFAGFDATAQDVLADLLPPIATVSNPLDYTTPIWGQPEHTRPVFAKALELAQAQATVLVQDYPAPGLDETEQLYLNDGLAFAEAAAKTGVPAAICATIPENMGAHIREAFLARGVAPMQGIHETLNAIRDAVWWSTARKRISSAAPKPLILAASPIHTRILSEAAAKDRLADAGFPVPAGRQVPGEELASAARDFAYPAVLKMMGPALAHKTEAGAVALNLSCPDALLKAADDMRDAVARYSDQAVTDSFLVEPMAAPPLAELVVGIRHDAQFGLAMTLGSGGVLVELVGDAVSLLLPAIPEDIEDALNGLRVARLLEGFRGQPTADKNAVVAALCALADFAIAHVDEIAEIEINPLFVYEKGVMAVDALIQTCEP from the coding sequence GTGACGCCCGCCAAACGTCAGAACTTTGAGCGTCTGCTCAACCCGCGCCACATCGCCTTTGTGGGCGGTGCGGATGCGGTTGTGGCGGTTGGCGAGACGCGGCGCGCGGGATTTCAAGGCCAGATGTGGGTGGTCAATCCAAAGCGTGACACGCTGGCGGGGATCGCCTGCGTCCCACAGCTTGAGGATTTGCCGGAAGCGCCCGATGCGGTGTTTCTGGCTATCCCCGCCGCTGCGGTGTCCGATGCGGTACGTCGCCTGGCGCAGATGGGGGCTGGAGGCATTGTTTGCTATTCTGCGGGCTTCGGCGAGGCGCATGCGGCGGGGCGCGCGTTGGAAGAGGACGTGCGGGCCGCTTTGGGCGACATGGTTCTGATTGGGCCGAATTGTTATGGGCTGATCAACTACATTGGTAAATCAGCGCTTTGGCCTTTTGCGCATGGCGGGAGCTGTCCAGGCTATGGCGCGGCGATTATCACGCAATCGGGTATGTTTTCCTCGGACATCACCATGAGCCAGCGGTCTTTACCCATGGCCTATATGATGTCGGTTGGCAATCAGGCGGATCTGGGTTTGACGGAACTGGTTGACCTTTTGTGTGATCGCGAAGAGGTCCGCGCCATCGGGCTGCATATCGAGGGGCTGTCGGACGTTCCGGCCTTTGAGCGTGTGTCACTCAAGGCGCTTCAGGCGGGCAAGCCCATTGTCGCGCTCAAGACCGGACGCTCGGCTATTGGCCAAAGCCTGACGCTCAGCCACACAGGTTCGCTGGCGGGGTCGAATGAACTCTACGAGGCGCTTTTTGCCCGGACGGGGATCATCAGCGTGACCAACCCGTCGCAGTTTCTTGAAACGCTCAAATATCTTTGCGTTGTTGGGGCACCGGACGGCAAGGAGGTGCTTGGGTTCACCTGTTCGGGCGGGGGAGCTACGATGCTGGCCGATCATGGCGAGGCGATTGGCCTGCGCTTTGCCGGTTTTGATGCGACAGCGCAGGATGTTCTGGCCGATCTGTTGCCGCCCATTGCCACGGTGAGCAACCCGCTGGATTACACCACGCCGATCTGGGGTCAGCCGGAACACACCAGACCGGTCTTTGCCAAGGCGTTGGAGCTGGCCCAGGCGCAGGCTACCGTGCTGGTGCAGGATTACCCAGCACCGGGGCTTGATGAGACCGAGCAGCTTTATCTCAATGACGGGCTGGCCTTTGCCGAGGCGGCGGCGAAGACGGGGGTTCCTGCCGCCATATGCGCGACGATCCCGGAAAATATGGGCGCGCATATTCGCGAGGCGTTCCTGGCCCGGGGCGTGGCGCCGATGCAGGGCATTCATGAGACGCTCAATGCGATCCGGGATGCCGTTTGGTGGAGCACGGCGCGCAAACGTATTTCAAGTGCTGCACCGAAACCGCTCATCCTTGCGGCGTCACCAATTCACACCCGCATTCTAAGCGAAGCTGCGGCCAAGGACCGATTGGCGGATGCAGGTTTCCCGGTGCCTGCGGGTCGACAGGTGCCTGGGGAGGAGCTCGCCTCAGCGGCGCGTGATTTCGCCTACCCCGCCGTTCTGAAAATGATGGGGCCGGCGCTGGCCCATAAAACCGAAGCGGGGGCTGTGGCGCTGAACCTGTCTTGCCCTGATGCGCTTTTGAAAGCTGCGGATGACATGCGAGACGCCGTGGCGCGGTATTCGGATCAGGCGGTCACGGACAGTTTTCTGGTGGAACCTATGGCCGCGCCGCCCCTGGCCGAACTGGTGGTGGGCATACGCCATGACGCGCAGTTCGGGCTGGCCATGACATTGGGCAGCGGCGGGGTTCTTGTAGAGCTTGTCGGCGATGCGGTTTCTCTGTTGTTGCCAGCGATACCGGAAGACATCGAGGACGCGCTCAATGGGCTGCGCGTGGCGCGCCTTTTGGAAGGTTTTCGCGGTCAGCCCACGGCGGATAAAAACGCCGTCGTGGCGGCCCTCTGCGCCCTGGCAGATTTTGCCATCGCGCATGTGGACGAGATTGCGGAGATCGAGATCAACCCGCTCTTTGTCTACGAAAAGGGCGTCATGGCCGTTGATGCGCTTATCCAGACATGCGAGCCCTAG